From Sulfuricella sp., a single genomic window includes:
- the yajC gene encoding preprotein translocase subunit YajC: MFISNAFAAAPAQDPTGGMMQFIPLIVIFVLFYFMLIRPQMKRAKEQKNMIDALQKGDEVITGGGQLGKVVKVGENYVSVEIAENVVVNIQKAAITSLLPKGTIKSI, from the coding sequence GTGTTCATCAGCAACGCCTTCGCCGCCGCACCCGCCCAGGACCCGACCGGTGGCATGATGCAATTCATACCGCTCATCGTGATTTTCGTGCTGTTCTATTTCATGCTGATCCGCCCGCAGATGAAGCGCGCCAAGGAACAGAAAAACATGATCGACGCGCTGCAAAAGGGTGATGAAGTCATCACCGGAGGCGGACAGCTGGGCAAGGTCGTCAAGGTGGGCGAGAACTATGTCAGCGTTGAAATCGCCGAAAATGTAGTGGTAAACATACAGAAAGCAGCCATCACCTCCCTCCTGCCCAAGGGCACGATCAAAAGCATTTAA